Proteins co-encoded in one Kutzneria chonburiensis genomic window:
- a CDS encoding GlxA family transcriptional regulator, with the protein MARRIAILVPPLVSPLDYSIAANILGDQPGYELLSAGDPGPAGLVDGVVIVPTHPLDAVDSADVVVVPGFDGPYVRLPQSFLDAIARSYDRGATIVGICTGTFALAASGITADRQVTTHWRYAAELQKLFPDTKVVDNVLFIQDGTVLTSAGAGAAIDLCLHLIREDFGVDASQAASREAVASPARLGPQPQYTDVLSPPNADLAATREWALSRLAQPLTVDAMARHAAMSRRTFIRRFNEETGLPPMKWLTLQRILVARRLLETTDWSVDRIAGAAGMGSAANFRVIFRRETGSRPSDYRRLHRAG; encoded by the coding sequence ATGGCCCGCCGGATCGCGATCCTGGTGCCGCCGCTGGTGAGCCCGCTGGACTACAGCATCGCCGCCAACATCCTCGGCGACCAGCCCGGCTACGAGCTGCTGTCGGCCGGCGATCCTGGGCCGGCCGGGCTGGTGGACGGTGTCGTGATCGTGCCGACCCATCCGCTCGACGCCGTCGACAGCGCCGATGTTGTTGTGGTGCCCGGGTTCGACGGCCCGTACGTGCGGCTGCCGCAGTCCTTCCTCGACGCCATCGCCCGCAGTTACGACCGTGGCGCGACCATCGTCGGCATCTGCACCGGCACGTTCGCCTTGGCCGCCAGCGGGATCACCGCCGACCGTCAGGTCACCACCCATTGGCGTTACGCCGCCGAGCTCCAGAAGTTGTTCCCGGACACCAAGGTCGTGGACAACGTGTTGTTCATCCAGGACGGCACCGTCCTCACCTCGGCCGGCGCCGGCGCGGCCATCGACCTCTGCCTGCACCTCATCCGTGAGGACTTCGGCGTCGACGCCTCCCAGGCCGCCAGCCGTGAGGCTGTCGCCTCGCCCGCCCGCCTCGGCCCGCAACCCCAGTACACCGACGTGCTTTCCCCGCCCAACGCCGATCTTGCCGCGACCCGCGAATGGGCCCTGTCCCGCTTGGCCCAGCCGCTCACCGTCGACGCCATGGCCCGTCATGCCGCCATGTCCCGCCGCACCTTCATCCGCCGCTTCAACGAGGAAACCGGCCTGCCGCCGATGAAGTGGCTTACACTCCAACGCATCCTCGTTGCCCGGCGCCTGCTGGAGACCACCGACTGGTCCGTCGACCGCATCGCCGGCGCCGCCGGCATGGGCTCCGCCGCCAACTTCCGCGTCATCTTCCGCCGGGAGACCGGTTCCCGGCCCAGCGACTACCGCCGCCTGCACCGCGCCGGGTGA